Proteins found in one Erythrobacter sp. 3-20A1M genomic segment:
- a CDS encoding LLM class flavin-dependent oxidoreductase, producing the protein MTEFSVLDLVPVREGGSLAEAYRAAASLARVAEEAGYKRFWVAEHHAMEGIGGAAASVVIGHVGHATSTIRIGAGGIMLPNHTPFTIAEQFGTLDALFPGRIDLGLGRAPGAGPELQRALRKDLRAASEYFPQDVAELRALFTGEPDLGVKATPGYGAQVEMWMLGSSLFGAQLAAKLGLPYAFASHFAPDHLDAALAVYRRDFQPSETLDRPHAMAAMQVVCADTDEEAEYLASSQAQSFVRLRTGSPGKLAPPVRGYRDSLPPQAQAMLTHLGQASAVGSPATVRERIGSFIERTQADEIICAASTYDPEARERSLRMTMDALNAG; encoded by the coding sequence ATGACCGAATTTTCCGTGCTCGACCTCGTCCCCGTCCGCGAAGGCGGATCGCTGGCGGAAGCCTATCGCGCCGCCGCCTCGCTCGCCCGCGTGGCGGAGGAGGCGGGCTACAAACGGTTCTGGGTCGCCGAGCACCACGCGATGGAGGGGATCGGCGGCGCGGCTGCCTCCGTCGTCATCGGCCATGTCGGGCACGCCACCAGCACGATCCGGATCGGCGCGGGCGGCATCATGCTGCCCAACCATACCCCCTTCACCATCGCCGAACAGTTCGGCACGCTCGACGCGCTGTTCCCAGGCCGGATCGACCTGGGGCTGGGCCGCGCGCCGGGGGCGGGGCCGGAACTGCAACGCGCGTTGCGCAAGGATTTGCGCGCCGCGTCGGAATATTTCCCGCAGGACGTGGCCGAGCTGCGCGCGCTGTTCACCGGCGAGCCGGACCTCGGCGTCAAGGCGACGCCGGGTTACGGCGCACAGGTCGAGATGTGGATGTTGGGATCGAGCCTGTTCGGCGCGCAGCTCGCCGCGAAGCTGGGGCTGCCCTACGCCTTCGCCAGCCATTTCGCGCCCGACCATCTCGATGCCGCGCTGGCGGTCTATCGCCGCGACTTCCAGCCTTCCGAGACGCTCGACCGCCCGCACGCCATGGCCGCGATGCAGGTCGTGTGCGCCGACACCGACGAGGAGGCGGAGTATCTCGCGTCGAGCCAGGCGCAGTCCTTCGTGCGGCTGCGCACCGGGTCGCCGGGCAAGCTGGCCCCGCCGGTGCGGGGCTATCGCGACAGCCTGCCCCCGCAGGCGCAGGCCATGCTCACCCATCTGGGCCAGGCGAGCGCGGTCGGATCGCCCGCCACCGTTCGCGAACGGATCGGGTCGTTCATCGAGCGGACCCAGGCCGACGAGATCATCTGCGCCGCCTCCACCTACGACCCGGAAGCGCGCGAGCGGTCGCTGCGGATGACGATGGACGCGCTGAACGCCGGTTGA